GGATCAACTATCAAGACTCTAGATGGTAATAATTTACTAAAAGTCAAAATTAAAATAAAGTCCTGCTTTCAAACAAAATGCGAGTCTCAATTGTTGTCTCCCTCCTTGCGGCTGTCGCCATCGCTGTCCCGTTCGATGCCAAGAGAGTCGCCGACCTTACTACCAACATCGACTCGAACTCGAAGACCTTGATCACCAAGAGACAGGGACTTAATCTGGGGTCTCTTCCTGCTGGCAGCCCCCTTCTTATGGAAGTTGTGGACCCTCTCAACTGAAGGCGAGTAAAGTCGATGTCTCAGTCGTGCTTCGGGCTTTAGCTCGGTTTTCGCCCATGCGTTTTGCTTGGATAAAAAGATGGGATTCTTGGGGATAAGCTGGAGATGGGCTTTAGTGAAAGCATCTACGGGGATGTTGTATAATTTTTAGTATCACTAATTATTTTACTGGAATGAAAGTGCTACAGGTCTGTACTGTTAGTCTACCATACCGTACGTTGGATGATAGTAATTAGCAGACTGCTGGCCTAGTGCCAGGCATTATCAAGTCTCCGGAATAGAAATCCTATAAGGGCCGTTAATTCAATGCCCCTTCAAAGTGAATTCCACCCTACATTCCCAATGTCTCGGTCTTAGCCTTTCCAATTTAGACATATATGATTGGGGCTTGAATAGAGACGTTATtgatgtttttttttttttttttgaaagCCTTTTTTGAAAGCCTAGTAAACTTATCGTTAAGCTGGGAGAGGTCATGAACTTAGCCCGAGTCTGGTCGCTTTCCATTATAACTGCCGCATTAGCAGTGATTTCTATGAGCCGCAGTAAATACTATGCGCGAGCATTCCAAAGGGATGGGTAAACAAGTCAGAGCACGGATGGCATGTAAGGAGGTGTATCATCAAAAAGTTTGACCTAAATACAGCAATGAGCTCTGTCAGGTactcttctctttttattttcATTCTTCCTTTACTCACCCTCCACGATTTTATGATTACGACCATCACCAGGTAGGTCTATCCCCATACCTAAGCCCGCATACTATTAACCATTCAAAAGGACCCTCCATACAAACAAAATGAGACTCTCCAGCATTGCCTCCATCATGGCCCTCACGGTTGTTACCATTGCCGCCCCTCTCGAAGCAAACCACAACAGCAATGCCGTCAACCTCGCCAGTGACAGCTTGAACAGGAATGCCGCTGAAGAAGCCGCTCCTATGGCTaaaagagaaggaggaaaagaaggagaaggagatgagGATAAAGGAGTTCATGGTGTTCTGTCGCTTGTTCCCACTCTTCTTAAGGGGATTAAATTCAACGAGCCTGCTCATAGCTAGAGCTGGTGCTGCCGTCATGCCTTCGTCCCAGCCTACACCTTCTGCTTGGCAAGTTCTGCATCAAAGGAAGATGCGGAAAAATGTACTATATAAATTCAGCCTTCAATATCTCATACATGAAAGTACTGCATATAAGAATATTGAGTTCAGTAGTATTAGTCCGTAGGGATGCACACGCCATCTCCGATTACAAAATCAAATCCACAACTGTCCCAGTGTGATTCTAGCGAGTATAGAGTAGTGCTCATACCCCTTGATACTGAAGAAATGTCAGTCCCACCCATCCAGAGATGGCAATTCATCTGCTGCCCAGTCCCTATGATCGTCCCCATGATCGGCCTCCCAGAGACACTTTGACCAGGCGAGCTCAGCCCAGGACCACAATTATGCAAATCGCTATAAATCCCAGGAGTAACAGCTGCTGCCTGGACTTGGGTCTATTCTCACTCCTGGCCTCGACCGCGCTCATATCGACGCTTCGAATAACCCGGTCTTGTTTGCGGTTTATAAGGCTGTGAAAGTGTCTACAGAGAAAGGTACGGTTAATGCCATGATATCATAAATGAAGCATCCAAGTTATGCAGGCTTGTTGAGTTAGTACCGGGTCGGCTTGAATACAATAAACCATTCTTCTTCCTGACTTGCAATGCTTCCAGTAGGACAATCCGTCTCTTTAACCTTCCCCGAACAACAGCCGAATCACACAATCGGTGCATATGGGATGCAAATCGCCCCAAGTCACGGCGCGAACTGTGCCATTGATAATGATCATCACTATGGCTGATACAGGGAGGATTAGATTTCGTACTGAGCAACATCGCAAAACTTACTGGAgaaccccccccccccaagcTGTAGGGTGGAATCCTGCAGCCGAGAAAGCACACGCACTCATGAACTCTGGATGTTAGTACGTACGGAGTAGGATTCAGTCCGTGATCTACAACATGAAGACCAGAGCATGCTCGGTGGTCTCTATAATCTTCAGCTGGCCATAGCATTGATTAACAAGCACACAATTCGCCTCAGGGGTATGAACATTGGCTCGGGCAAGATTACAGGCAGAAAAATTCAAAGATTTAAATTCCGCGACAGATTACCCTCTTCACCTGCTCATTAACTAAGGACGCCCGCTATCCTCCGtcatctactccgtactctttATACAACCATTGTACAACCAGGTAAGTCCGACTGCTCTCTATCCTCGAGATTTCACACTAACTAAAATCTAGAGAAGCACGCAGGCAAAATGAAGTTCTCAATCGTCTCGCTCTCCATCTTCGCAGCTGTCGCCGTTGCCCTTCCTCAGGCGACCCCGTCTTCCCCGACCCCGTCTTCCCAATCCACCATCGCGGCTTCCAGCAGTGCTTTCCCTCAGATTTCCAACTCCGCGGTTGAGCCTGCTGGCATCCCTGGACTGGGTGGAGTTTTGAACAATGTTCCTGTCATTGGTCCTATCATCAACAACGTTTAAGACGGTTTCCGAGCCGATGATGGCATTTCAGGTTGAGGTTtggttattattattattatttaatcaagtttattgtccataccgagccctaaagctatgacagaccatgaggTTTGGTTAGGTAGGGGTGTTTGTCGGAGGGTTTACGTACCGGGGCTGGAATGTATATATTGAAATTGGAATATATTATTTTATATTGTTATAAACGGTGCATCCAAATACCGCATAGAATCGTTACTGATTTCGGGAAGTAGCAATAATATACGGGCCAGAGGTATATCATCCTAAGCAGTTCGGAATTCGAGAATGCTAACTCAAGACAGCATCCGTAACGACAGCACGATGGTCTGAATTGTATATTCCATCCTCAAACCGGTTTGGTAACACCGCGTATCCTTGAACCTTCCATGGCGAGCAACCACCATCCAAGAATATATAGTCTAAGCGTGAAGGTAGTTCCGGTTCATGGCCAAAGCCCGTCCAAGTGACCCGGTCGCCATAATGCTCTTTAACATTTACCAGTTTGGCTGTATCGATTACAGGGGAATCCGCTGCGGTTAGTACCTGGTAGGCCTCTTGATGCTCCTCGCTGTTCAGGTCTCCTGTCAGGAAGACACCCGAGATGAGGTTTCCCCATTTGCTCTCTTTGTATTCGCGAATTTTCTGGAGTATCATATGTGCTGCCTGGAAGCGCGAACGTGACCCTTGGTCATCTAGATGGGTGTTCAAAGCGAGGATAGTCCGCTGGCTGACGCGGTGGGTGAAAATACCGATCGTGACAATGCGAATCGACGAGGCATCCCAGCCTTTGGAGGGAACTGCAGGCGTCCGAGAGAGCCAGACAGTTTCCCAGTGTCGCAGCTGCCAAACGGCTGGACGATACAATATAGGCGAGTATTCGCCAGCCGTTTCTCCGTCATCCCTTCCCACGCCGACGTATGCCCACTGTTCTCGCCCCGGTTCCTGATGCTGAGAGCCGTGATTCAACCCGGAGAGGATATCGATCAGCTGCGAATGTAGTACTTCCTGAAGACAGATAAACGCGTCTAGATTTCGAGTATTATATAGCAGTTCGTTGAGTAGAGGCTGTTTGCGCTCCGTCCACGGCCGTTCTCCTTCGAAAAGCGAGGTTGTCGCGTATCGGATATTGTGCGTAAGTATGCGGAGTGGTAGTTGAGTGAGGATCTGCATCGCTATGCAACGtctcgatgatgatgatgatgatgtctgTGATTTCTTGGAAACAACGCAGAACCGAGGTGATACGTAGCTGAGGGGAAGGATTCATCCCAGCTCAGCCGATCCAAACAGCGACAACGGCCATACTAGGTTGCAACACCGTGATTGGGCCATGTTTATCTGATAACAGACAACTGTCAGAGGTTATGCAGGTTATGATATTTAATTAATAGCATTAAAGCAGAGCAAAGAGGAGAAAAGCGTGCAGTGAGCAGGTGGAAAATAATAGCTGAAGGCGGATGACGGCGATGACGTTAAGCCCTAGTGGTCTCTCACCCACCGAAAAATCAAAAATAAATTCCATAGGGAAAAACCCCGCTaaaaccaccaccgccgaacGTGCCTCGActctttcctctctctctacTTCCTCTTTGGAAACCCCCGATTTATCCTTTTTCCACTTATTTTCATATTTTAACGGCCACTCGCATCGGCGCGAGGATCTTCCATAAGCTTCACAATGGCTGAGAACACCCAGGCCACTCAGGCCCCCGAGGTTGGTAAGTGAAGTCACACTGCTTATTGGCAGTTCCGGACCTTCAATCGTCTCCAATCGGTGAAATCACGAACAAAAATGGAAGAAAGAATATGGAAAGCGAAAGCGGAAGAGCTGCATTTGGAACATTTTCATCTGTCACAGGAGCTCTTGCTTCTAATGATATCACCCATTCGTCCGTTGGACAAGCTAGCTAACCAGTCGCGTGGATCAATGCGCGCTCTACAGACTACACCCTCAACAACCCCGACACTCTGACCAAGTACAAGACCGCTGCCGCTATCTCTCAGAAAGTCCTCGAGGCCGTCGCAGGTTCGTCATTTTGTTTCCGGCATTTTCCAGTCGAAGGCCAAAACAGCCTAACTCCGTTGCTTAGGATGGTGTAAGGAGGGCGAGAAGATCGTGGAGCTCTGCCAGAAGGGTGACCAGCTGCTCGAAGAGGAGATTTCCAAGGTCTACAAGGGCAAGAAGATCAGCAAGGGTGCGTTCCCTAATTGTCGAGTTGTCAGGTCTGGCCAACGTTGTTAACCGGTCATCCGCGGATATACAGGTATCGGTCACCCGACTACCGTTTCTCCTAGCTCCTACGTCACTCCCTACACCCCCTTGGTGTCCGAGAAGGAGGAAGCCGAGGTGACCCTCAAGGCTGGTGAGATCGCCAAGATCCAGCTCGGTGCTCAGATCGACGGCTTCGGTACCATTGTTTGCGACATGGTCATCGTTGGCGCCGGCGACGTCGTCACCGGTCGTGAGGCCGACCTGATCCACGCTACCTACTACGCCAATGAACTGTTGCTGCGCCTTATGGTTCCCCCCGGTCTCCTCGCCAGCGGTaccgaagaggagaagaagaaggctgccGCCGAGAAGGCCCCTACGCAAGCCCAGATCTCCACCCTGCTCGAGAAGGTCGCCAAGACCTACGACTGCAATGTGGTTGAGAACACCACCAGCTGGATTTTCGACCGCAACGAGATCGAGGGTGAGAAGAAGATCATCCTCTCCCCCGCCAACGGCGTTCGTGGTGATGGTGTCCCTGCCGTCGGTGAAGTCTGGGGTGTCGAGGTCGGTCTCTCTCTGGGCTCCGGAAAGGTGAAGGACCTGCCCCTCCGCGCTACCCTGCATCGCCGTACTACCACCACCTACATCCTCAAGCGTCCCAGTTCCCGCCAGACCCTGTCGGAGGTGGTTAAGAAGTTCGGTCAATTCCCCTTCAGTTTGCGCCAGCTCGACGACGAGAAGGCCGCCAAGGTTGGTGTGGTCGAGTGTGTCCGTAACGGTGTGTTGAGACAGTACGAGCCTGCCGGTGACTCCGACAACGCTCCGGTCTCCCGTCTGTTGACCACTCTTGGTATGATTCTCCCGTTGAAGCAGCTCCATTTACATAAGATCCAGAGCTGACCATTTACAGCCATCACCAAGAATGGTATCACCCGCCTTGCCGCACCCAACGCTCCGGATCTCTCCAAGTACCAGACCGACAAGAAgattgaggatgaggagatccTCAAGATCTTGGAGCGTCCTTTGGCCCGTTCCACCGGCAGCAAGAccaacaagaacaagaagaagaaggccgccGCCAAGAAGGCCGATAGTGCCCAGGAAGAGTAAATTACTTCCCAATGGGATTGATTT
The sequence above is a segment of the Aspergillus chevalieri M1 DNA, chromosome 6, nearly complete sequence genome. Coding sequences within it:
- a CDS encoding uncharacterized protein (SECRETED:SignalP(1-16)), whose translation is MRVSIVVSLLAAVAIAVPFDAKRVADLTTNIDSNSKTLITKRQGLNLGSLPAGSPLLMEVVDPLN
- a CDS encoding uncharacterized protein (SECRETED:SignalP(1-18)), producing MRLSSIASIMALTVVTIAAPLEANHNSNAVNLASDSLNRNAAEEAAPMAKREGGKEGEGDEDKGVHGVLSLVPTLLKGIKFNEPAHS
- a CDS encoding uncharacterized protein (SECRETED:SignalP(1-17)) gives rise to the protein MKFSIVSLSIFAAVAVALPQATPSSPTPSSQSTIAASSSAFPQISNSAVEPAGIPGLGGVLNNVPVIGPIINNV
- a CDS encoding endonuclease/exonuclease/phosphatase family protein (COG:T;~EggNog:ENOG410PN4X;~InterPro:IPR036691,IPR005135;~PFAM:PF03372), with the protein product MQILTQLPLRILTHNIRYATTSLFEGERPWTERKQPLLNELLYNTRNLDAFICLQEVLHSQLIDILSGLNHGSQHQEPGREQWAYVGVGRDDGETAGEYSPILYRPAVWQLRHWETVWLSRTPAVPSKGWDASSIRIVTIGIFTHRVSQRTILALNTHLDDQGSRSRFQAAHMILQKIREYKESKWGNLISGVFLTGDLNSEEHQEAYQVLTAADSPVIDTAKLVNVKEHYGDRVTWTGFGHEPELPSRLDYIFLDGGCSPWKVQGYAVLPNRFEDGIYNSDHRAVVTDAVLS
- the CDB4 gene encoding curved DNA-binding protein (42 kDa protein) (COG:J;~EggNog:ENOG410PM2V;~InterPro:IPR036005,IPR036388,IPR000994,IPR036390;~MEROPS:MER0064643;~PFAM:PF00557), with the translated sequence MAENTQATQAPEVDYTLNNPDTLTKYKTAAAISQKVLEAVAGWCKEGEKIVELCQKGDQLLEEEISKVYKGKKISKGIGHPTTVSPSSYVTPYTPLVSEKEEAEVTLKAGEIAKIQLGAQIDGFGTIVCDMVIVGAGDVVTGREADLIHATYYANELLLRLMVPPGLLASGTEEEKKKAAAEKAPTQAQISTLLEKVAKTYDCNVVENTTSWIFDRNEIEGEKKIILSPANGVRGDGVPAVGEVWGVEVGLSLGSGKVKDLPLRATLHRRTTTTYILKRPSSRQTLSEVVKKFGQFPFSLRQLDDEKAAKVGVVECVRNGVLRQYEPAGDSDNAPVSRLLTTLAITKNGITRLAAPNAPDLSKYQTDKKIEDEEILKILERPLARSTGSKTNKNKKKKAAAKKADSAQEE